In Oncorhynchus clarkii lewisi isolate Uvic-CL-2024 chromosome 24, UVic_Ocla_1.0, whole genome shotgun sequence, one DNA window encodes the following:
- the LOC139382221 gene encoding uncharacterized protein: MSCCGGKGYSPSTGQMKCCAGTLYDLQVQGRLAEDAQCCGNILMEAGSTQTCCSAPGIDLLYPTQSGFTCCGHRYPNSSLWSCCVGVLHPRSERNTTSMNMIPGPRLLPLGDLKTEDLCYTEVLLGTVESVSMKMNEWSIVMVNAMSLLASHGNVSTLPSPLYHTLPDHCSSPELVPGNTYIWVKKGFISDLSDHSSPLHSILSRC, translated from the exons ATGTCCTGCTGCGGAGGGAAGGGCTACAGCCCCAGCACGGGCCAGATGAAGTGCTGTGCGGGGACTCTGTACGACCTGCAGGTTCAGGGCAGGCTCGCAGAGGATGCCCAGTGCTGTGGGAATATCCTGATGGAGGCCGGCTCCACTCAGACCTGCTGCTCTGCCCCAGGGATAGACCTGCTCTACCCTACCCAGTCAGGGTTCACCTGCTGTGGGCACCGCTACCCCAACTCCTCCCTGTGGTCTTGCTGCGTGGGGGTCCTGCACCCAAGGTCTGAACGAAACACCACCAGCATGAACATGATTCCAG GACCCAGGCTTCTACCACTGGGGGATTTGAAGACGGAAGATCTGTGTTACACCGAAG TTCTGCTAGGGACAGTGGAGAGTGTGTCTATGAAGATGAACGAGTGGTCCATCGTGATGGTAAACGCCATGTCTTTGCTGGCCTCTCATGGCAATGTCAGCACCCTGCCTTCCCCTCTGTACCACACATTACCCGACCACTGCAGCTCCCCTGAACTGGTGCCAGGCAACACTTACATCTGGGTGAAAAAAGGATTCATCTCTGATCTCAGTGAtcattcctcccctctccattccATCCTTTCCAGGTGCTGA